Proteins encoded together in one Xenopus laevis strain J_2021 chromosome 6L, Xenopus_laevis_v10.1, whole genome shotgun sequence window:
- the LOC121394834 gene encoding uncharacterized protein LOC121394834 isoform X2, with amino-acid sequence MGFTAAPLAGGGMDTESSEKQSTGKDPIRKKNQCQGGRAGHPRKKYKYADRLQFLLPTLYTRGHLRKKALPPGEKGAVFNGRPPPMSRTDPPSPAAPLPSTSLSLQTPPPSRKRSRLEGVEGTLVGMLRCLVDVLTKQNAESKVEDCPDLVFLKSMLPGMKLVPPERRAALKAEIFQLIVSYIPHQPLVPPVPIPLLITPTLHSLCRHPPLYLAGITPLPHTKGTLLVQARHQSTTQACNPFP; translated from the exons ATGGGATTCACAGCAGCTCCACTTGCTGGTGGGG GGATGGACACTGAGAGCAGTGAGAAGCAAAGCACTGGAAAGGATCCCATCAGGAAGAAGAACCAATGCCAAGGAGGGAGAGCAGGTCACCCAAGgaagaaatataaatatgcagatagATTACAGTTCCTCCTGCCAACTTTATATACAAGAGG CCATTTAAGGAAGAAGGCGCTTCCCCCAGGAGAGAAGGGAGCAGTTTTCAATGGCCGCCCCCCTCCCATGAGCAGAACTGATCCCCCATCCCCCGCTGCTCCCCTCCCATCAACTTCATTGTCTCTTCAGACTCCGCCTCCCAGTAGGAAACGCAGTCGCTTGGAGGGAGTTGAGGGAACACTTGTGGGAATGTTGCGTTGCCTTGTGGACGTTCtcacaaaacaaaatgcagagAGTAAAGTAGAAGATTGTCCGGATCTCGTTTTCCTTAAATCCATGCTGCCGGGTATGAAGTTGGTCCCACCAGAGAGACGCGCTGCACTTAAAGCTGAGATCTTCCAACTCATTGTCAGCTATATCCCACACCAACCTCTTGTACCCCCAGTACCCATCCCCCTCCTAATCACTCCTACCCTCCATTCCCTATGCCGACACCCCCCACTCTATTTGGCTGGTATAACTCCCCTCCCCCATACCAAGGGAACCCTCCTCGTACAGGCTCGGCACCAATCCACTACCCAGGCTTGTAACCcttttccttaa
- the LOC121394834 gene encoding uncharacterized protein LOC121394834 isoform X5, whose protein sequence is MDTESSEKQSTGKDPIRKKNQCQGGRAGHPRKKYKYADRLQFLLPTLYTRGHLRKKALPPGEKGAVFNGRPPPMSRTDPPSPAAPLPSTSLSLQTPPPSRKRSRLEGVEGTLVGMLRCLVDVLTKQNAESKVEDCPDLVFLKSMLPGMKLVPPERRAALKAEIFQLIVSYIPHQPLVPPVPIPLLITPTLHSLCRHPPLYLAGITPLPHTKGTLLVQARHQSTTQACNPFP, encoded by the exons ATGGACACTGAGAGCAGTGAGAAGCAAAGCACTGGAAAGGATCCCATCAGGAAGAAGAACCAATGCCAAGGAGGGAGAGCAGGTCACCCAAGgaagaaatataaatatgcagatagATTACAGTTCCTCCTGCCAACTTTATATACAAGAGG CCATTTAAGGAAGAAGGCGCTTCCCCCAGGAGAGAAGGGAGCAGTTTTCAATGGCCGCCCCCCTCCCATGAGCAGAACTGATCCCCCATCCCCCGCTGCTCCCCTCCCATCAACTTCATTGTCTCTTCAGACTCCGCCTCCCAGTAGGAAACGCAGTCGCTTGGAGGGAGTTGAGGGAACACTTGTGGGAATGTTGCGTTGCCTTGTGGACGTTCtcacaaaacaaaatgcagagAGTAAAGTAGAAGATTGTCCGGATCTCGTTTTCCTTAAATCCATGCTGCCGGGTATGAAGTTGGTCCCACCAGAGAGACGCGCTGCACTTAAAGCTGAGATCTTCCAACTCATTGTCAGCTATATCCCACACCAACCTCTTGTACCCCCAGTACCCATCCCCCTCCTAATCACTCCTACCCTCCATTCCCTATGCCGACACCCCCCACTCTATTTGGCTGGTATAACTCCCCTCCCCCATACCAAGGGAACCCTCCTCGTACAGGCTCGGCACCAATCCACTACCCAGGCTTGTAACCcttttccttaa
- the LOC121394834 gene encoding uncharacterized protein LOC121394834 isoform X1, whose protein sequence is MGFTAAPLAGGAGMDTESSEKQSTGKDPIRKKNQCQGGRAGHPRKKYKYADRLQFLLPTLYTRGHLRKKALPPGEKGAVFNGRPPPMSRTDPPSPAAPLPSTSLSLQTPPPSRKRSRLEGVEGTLVGMLRCLVDVLTKQNAESKVEDCPDLVFLKSMLPGMKLVPPERRAALKAEIFQLIVSYIPHQPLVPPVPIPLLITPTLHSLCRHPPLYLAGITPLPHTKGTLLVQARHQSTTQACNPFP, encoded by the exons ATGGGATTCACAGCAGCTCCACTTGCTGGTGGGG caGGGATGGACACTGAGAGCAGTGAGAAGCAAAGCACTGGAAAGGATCCCATCAGGAAGAAGAACCAATGCCAAGGAGGGAGAGCAGGTCACCCAAGgaagaaatataaatatgcagatagATTACAGTTCCTCCTGCCAACTTTATATACAAGAGG CCATTTAAGGAAGAAGGCGCTTCCCCCAGGAGAGAAGGGAGCAGTTTTCAATGGCCGCCCCCCTCCCATGAGCAGAACTGATCCCCCATCCCCCGCTGCTCCCCTCCCATCAACTTCATTGTCTCTTCAGACTCCGCCTCCCAGTAGGAAACGCAGTCGCTTGGAGGGAGTTGAGGGAACACTTGTGGGAATGTTGCGTTGCCTTGTGGACGTTCtcacaaaacaaaatgcagagAGTAAAGTAGAAGATTGTCCGGATCTCGTTTTCCTTAAATCCATGCTGCCGGGTATGAAGTTGGTCCCACCAGAGAGACGCGCTGCACTTAAAGCTGAGATCTTCCAACTCATTGTCAGCTATATCCCACACCAACCTCTTGTACCCCCAGTACCCATCCCCCTCCTAATCACTCCTACCCTCCATTCCCTATGCCGACACCCCCCACTCTATTTGGCTGGTATAACTCCCCTCCCCCATACCAAGGGAACCCTCCTCGTACAGGCTCGGCACCAATCCACTACCCAGGCTTGTAACCcttttccttaa
- the LOC121394834 gene encoding uncharacterized protein LOC121394834 isoform X4, with amino-acid sequence MGPGMDTESSEKQSTGKDPIRKKNQCQGGRAGHPRKKYKYADRLQFLLPTLYTRGHLRKKALPPGEKGAVFNGRPPPMSRTDPPSPAAPLPSTSLSLQTPPPSRKRSRLEGVEGTLVGMLRCLVDVLTKQNAESKVEDCPDLVFLKSMLPGMKLVPPERRAALKAEIFQLIVSYIPHQPLVPPVPIPLLITPTLHSLCRHPPLYLAGITPLPHTKGTLLVQARHQSTTQACNPFP; translated from the exons ATGGGCCCAG GGATGGACACTGAGAGCAGTGAGAAGCAAAGCACTGGAAAGGATCCCATCAGGAAGAAGAACCAATGCCAAGGAGGGAGAGCAGGTCACCCAAGgaagaaatataaatatgcagatagATTACAGTTCCTCCTGCCAACTTTATATACAAGAGG CCATTTAAGGAAGAAGGCGCTTCCCCCAGGAGAGAAGGGAGCAGTTTTCAATGGCCGCCCCCCTCCCATGAGCAGAACTGATCCCCCATCCCCCGCTGCTCCCCTCCCATCAACTTCATTGTCTCTTCAGACTCCGCCTCCCAGTAGGAAACGCAGTCGCTTGGAGGGAGTTGAGGGAACACTTGTGGGAATGTTGCGTTGCCTTGTGGACGTTCtcacaaaacaaaatgcagagAGTAAAGTAGAAGATTGTCCGGATCTCGTTTTCCTTAAATCCATGCTGCCGGGTATGAAGTTGGTCCCACCAGAGAGACGCGCTGCACTTAAAGCTGAGATCTTCCAACTCATTGTCAGCTATATCCCACACCAACCTCTTGTACCCCCAGTACCCATCCCCCTCCTAATCACTCCTACCCTCCATTCCCTATGCCGACACCCCCCACTCTATTTGGCTGGTATAACTCCCCTCCCCCATACCAAGGGAACCCTCCTCGTACAGGCTCGGCACCAATCCACTACCCAGGCTTGTAACCcttttccttaa
- the LOC121394834 gene encoding uncharacterized protein LOC121394834 isoform X3: MGPAGMDTESSEKQSTGKDPIRKKNQCQGGRAGHPRKKYKYADRLQFLLPTLYTRGHLRKKALPPGEKGAVFNGRPPPMSRTDPPSPAAPLPSTSLSLQTPPPSRKRSRLEGVEGTLVGMLRCLVDVLTKQNAESKVEDCPDLVFLKSMLPGMKLVPPERRAALKAEIFQLIVSYIPHQPLVPPVPIPLLITPTLHSLCRHPPLYLAGITPLPHTKGTLLVQARHQSTTQACNPFP; encoded by the exons ATGGGCCCAG caGGGATGGACACTGAGAGCAGTGAGAAGCAAAGCACTGGAAAGGATCCCATCAGGAAGAAGAACCAATGCCAAGGAGGGAGAGCAGGTCACCCAAGgaagaaatataaatatgcagatagATTACAGTTCCTCCTGCCAACTTTATATACAAGAGG CCATTTAAGGAAGAAGGCGCTTCCCCCAGGAGAGAAGGGAGCAGTTTTCAATGGCCGCCCCCCTCCCATGAGCAGAACTGATCCCCCATCCCCCGCTGCTCCCCTCCCATCAACTTCATTGTCTCTTCAGACTCCGCCTCCCAGTAGGAAACGCAGTCGCTTGGAGGGAGTTGAGGGAACACTTGTGGGAATGTTGCGTTGCCTTGTGGACGTTCtcacaaaacaaaatgcagagAGTAAAGTAGAAGATTGTCCGGATCTCGTTTTCCTTAAATCCATGCTGCCGGGTATGAAGTTGGTCCCACCAGAGAGACGCGCTGCACTTAAAGCTGAGATCTTCCAACTCATTGTCAGCTATATCCCACACCAACCTCTTGTACCCCCAGTACCCATCCCCCTCCTAATCACTCCTACCCTCCATTCCCTATGCCGACACCCCCCACTCTATTTGGCTGGTATAACTCCCCTCCCCCATACCAAGGGAACCCTCCTCGTACAGGCTCGGCACCAATCCACTACCCAGGCTTGTAACCcttttccttaa
- the LOC121394834 gene encoding uncharacterized protein LOC121394834 isoform X6, which translates to MGFTAAPLAGGAGMDTESSEKQSTGKDPIRKKNQCQGGRAGHPRKKYKYADRLQFLLPTLYTRGHLRKKALPPGEKGAVFNGRPPPMSRTDPPSPAAPLPSTSLSLQTPPPSRKRSRLEGVEGTLVGMLRCLVDVLTKQNAESKVEDCPDLVFLKSMLPGMKLRSSNSLSAISHTNLLYPQYPSPS; encoded by the exons ATGGGATTCACAGCAGCTCCACTTGCTGGTGGGG caGGGATGGACACTGAGAGCAGTGAGAAGCAAAGCACTGGAAAGGATCCCATCAGGAAGAAGAACCAATGCCAAGGAGGGAGAGCAGGTCACCCAAGgaagaaatataaatatgcagatagATTACAGTTCCTCCTGCCAACTTTATATACAAGAGG CCATTTAAGGAAGAAGGCGCTTCCCCCAGGAGAGAAGGGAGCAGTTTTCAATGGCCGCCCCCCTCCCATGAGCAGAACTGATCCCCCATCCCCCGCTGCTCCCCTCCCATCAACTTCATTGTCTCTTCAGACTCCGCCTCCCAGTAGGAAACGCAGTCGCTTGGAGGGAGTTGAGGGAACACTTGTGGGAATGTTGCGTTGCCTTGTGGACGTTCtcacaaaacaaaatgcagagAGTAAAGTAGAAGATTGTCCGGATCTCGTTTTCCTTAAATCCATGCTGCCGGGTATGAAGTTG AGATCTTCCAACTCATTGTCAGCTATATCCCACACCAACCTCTTGTACCCCCAGTACCCATCCCCCTCCTAA